Proteins encoded by one window of Clostridium cagae:
- the rbsK gene encoding ribokinase, which yields MNKICVLGSMNMDLVMKIKDMPKSGETILSKSYEKIPGGKGANQAVAAKRSGAHVSMIAKIGKDDYGKTLRDELKNDDINIDCVFEDDSNATGTAMIMVADTGNNSIIVNPGSNMSINEKEIDSTLDRIKESDILIAQFETPEEMSLRAFKNAKENEKITILNPAPAKKIKDELLAVTDIIVPNETEAEVLTGITVENVEDAKKAAKVFMDKGVKFVIITRGSKGAAVIGKDFCELVPAYKVNAIDTTAAGDSFIGGLSTKLNPNEITKENLLMSVKFGNMVSSIAVQREGAQPSIPYKEEVIKVYGEE from the coding sequence ATGAATAAGATATGTGTGCTTGGAAGTATGAATATGGACTTAGTTATGAAAATAAAAGATATGCCTAAGTCAGGAGAAACAATACTATCTAAATCATATGAGAAAATACCTGGTGGTAAAGGAGCTAATCAAGCAGTAGCAGCTAAAAGAAGTGGTGCTCATGTTTCAATGATAGCTAAAATTGGAAAAGATGATTATGGTAAAACATTAAGAGATGAATTAAAAAATGATGATATAAATATAGATTGTGTTTTTGAAGATGATTCTAATGCAACAGGAACTGCAATGATAATGGTAGCAGACACTGGTAATAATTCAATCATTGTTAATCCAGGATCAAATATGAGTATTAATGAAAAAGAGATAGATTCTACATTAGATAGAATAAAAGAAAGTGATATTTTAATTGCACAGTTTGAAACACCAGAAGAAATGTCTTTAAGAGCATTTAAGAATGCAAAAGAAAATGAAAAAATAACAATATTAAATCCTGCACCAGCAAAGAAAATAAAAGATGAACTTTTAGCAGTTACAGATATTATAGTTCCAAATGAAACTGAAGCAGAAGTTTTAACAGGTATAACAGTTGAAAATGTAGAAGATGCAAAAAAAGCTGCAAAAGTTTTTATGGATAAGGGAGTTAAGTTTGTAATAATAACAAGGGGTTCGAAAGGTGCAGCAGTAATAGGAAAAGATTTTTGTGAATTAGTACCTGCATATAAAGTAAATGCAATAGATACTACAGCAGCAGGCGATAGTTTTATAGGTGGATTAAGTACAAAATTAAATCCAAATGAAATAACTAAAGAAAACTTACTTATGTCAGTTAAATTTGGTAATATGGTATCTTCAATAGCAGTACAAAGAGAAGGTGCACAACCATCAATACCATATAAAGAAGAAGTAATTAAAGTTTACGGAGAGGAATAA
- a CDS encoding nitrite reductase: protein MDYGNLKKIRNGKRTYSITPHIPGGFVTIETMQKIIDVAKKYKGVLKITSGQRILITNLEKEDLPKIWEELGMEPAVKSTNSVKNVEMCPAGFCKREKYNTIGIGMKLSKKYTWMEMPCRTKIGVAGCRNACGSVYSKDVGVIADKTGFIVCAGGSAGYNPRIADVIIKDISEEEALKVVDNIFDYYKENAEAGEKLGFFIERIGLEKFKEKVNI, encoded by the coding sequence ATGGATTATGGGAACCTTAAAAAAATAAGAAATGGAAAGAGAACATACAGTATAACGCCACATATACCAGGTGGATTTGTAACTATAGAAACTATGCAAAAAATAATAGATGTAGCTAAAAAATATAAAGGTGTATTAAAAATTACATCAGGACAAAGAATCTTAATAACAAATTTAGAAAAAGAAGATTTACCTAAGATATGGGAGGAACTTGGAATGGAACCTGCTGTAAAAAGTACTAATTCTGTTAAAAATGTTGAGATGTGTCCTGCAGGTTTTTGCAAAAGAGAAAAATATAATACTATTGGAATAGGTATGAAACTTTCTAAAAAGTATACTTGGATGGAAATGCCTTGCAGAACTAAAATTGGAGTTGCAGGATGCAGAAATGCATGTGGAAGTGTGTACAGCAAAGATGTTGGGGTAATTGCAGACAAAACTGGATTTATAGTATGTGCAGGTGGATCGGCAGGATACAATCCAAGAATTGCAGATGTTATTATTAAAGACATAAGTGAAGAAGAGGCATTAAAAGTAGTAGATAATATATTTGATTATTATAAGGAAAATGCAGAAGCCGGAGAAAAACTGGGATTCTTTATAGAACGAATAGGACTAGAAAAATTTAAAGAAAAAGTTAATATTTAA
- a CDS encoding polysaccharide deacetylase family protein, which yields MKNKWKYLLLFTISILLVISIFEQNFRSISTGAKLDITNVNANEETNNYKKKVIYLTFDDGPSDKVTEKVLDVLKEKDVKATFFIIGNQIEGKEEIVKRINDEGHSIGLHTYSHKYKCIYCNEDDFIKEMIECRDEINKVIGVSPNIIRFPGGSYKHLSKSYLKRLHDNYFKVYDWNLDNEDGLNPKLPPCKLYKKAINDSENLSTIILLMHCTDMHKNTCKALPNIIDYYKSQGYIFKTIEEDTPEMYFKIRKNY from the coding sequence GTGAAAAATAAGTGGAAGTATCTTTTATTGTTTACGATAAGTATACTTCTTGTCATTTCTATATTTGAACAAAATTTTAGAAGTATTTCTACAGGCGCTAAATTAGATATTACCAACGTTAATGCAAATGAAGAAACTAATAATTACAAAAAGAAAGTAATATACCTTACCTTTGATGATGGACCTAGTGATAAAGTGACAGAAAAAGTTTTAGATGTGTTAAAAGAAAAAGATGTTAAAGCAACTTTCTTTATAATTGGAAATCAAATTGAAGGGAAAGAGGAGATTGTAAAAAGAATTAATGATGAGGGGCATAGTATAGGTCTACATACATATAGTCATAAGTATAAGTGTATTTATTGTAATGAAGATGATTTTATAAAAGAAATGATTGAATGTCGTGATGAGATAAATAAGGTTATTGGTGTTTCACCTAATATAATTAGATTTCCTGGTGGAAGTTATAAACATTTGAGTAAAAGTTATCTGAAGAGATTGCATGATAATTATTTCAAAGTATATGATTGGAATTTGGATAATGAAGATGGTTTAAATCCTAAATTACCACCATGTAAGTTATATAAGAAAGCTATAAATGATAGCGAAAACTTATCAACAATAATATTACTTATGCATTGTACTGACATGCATAAAAATACTTGTAAAGCGTTACCAAATATAATAGATTATTATAAATCACAGGGTTATATATTTAAAACTATTGAAGAAGATACACCAGAAATGTACTTTAAAATAAGAAAAAATTATTAA
- the rbsD gene encoding D-ribose pyranase: MRKTALLNSDLSSVISKMGHTDMIAIGDCGLPIPAESERIDLALIKGIPTFMQTLKTTLLELQIEEVILAKETEAVSPDLYEEIKEVIGDVKITFITHEELKTTLKSCKAVVRTGEQTPYANIILKSGVVF, from the coding sequence ATGAGAAAAACAGCATTATTAAATAGTGATTTAAGTTCAGTAATTTCAAAAATGGGTCATACAGATATGATTGCAATAGGAGATTGTGGTTTACCAATACCAGCTGAAAGCGAAAGAATAGATTTAGCATTAATAAAAGGTATTCCAACATTTATGCAAACTTTAAAAACGACATTATTAGAATTGCAAATAGAAGAAGTAATTTTAGCTAAGGAAACAGAGGCTGTTAGTCCAGATCTTTATGAGGAAATAAAAGAAGTAATAGGTGATGTTAAGATAACATTTATTACACATGAAGAATTAAAGACTACATTAAAATCTTGTAAAGCAGTAGTTAGAACAGGAGAACAAACTCCATATGCTAATATAATATTAAAGTCAGGAGTAGTATTTTAA
- a CDS encoding anti sigma factor C-terminal domain-containing protein, producing the protein MNEFQNEINKYDDKANGIMESEVLGIGFHDYFMIDKNSYNYSYDELISTLSNSKDTKYKELYEEIMRKGKTSADDAKILGVIVQGTKEELINLRGKSFIKASSFGVITDKIY; encoded by the coding sequence ATGAATGAATTTCAAAATGAAATAAATAAGTATGATGATAAAGCTAATGGAATAATGGAAAGCGAAGTTTTAGGAATAGGATTTCATGATTATTTTATGATTGATAAAAATTCATATAATTACTCATATGATGAGCTCATAAGCACTTTAAGTAACAGTAAGGATACAAAATATAAAGAGTTATATGAGGAAATAATGAGAAAAGGAAAAACTTCAGCAGATGATGCAAAAATTTTAGGGGTTATAGTTCAAGGGACAAAAGAAGAGTTAATAAATTTAAGAGGAAAGTCTTTTATAAAGGCATCTTCATTTGGTGTAATTACTGATAAAATATATTAA